A genomic window from Bacillota bacterium includes:
- a CDS encoding conjugal transfer protein TraR: MPEQDLTAIRQKLLAERAELVERIRHFDDGGLAEPMGNSVDELSSYDNHPADLGSEMFERGKDLALRENAKIQLMKVDEALKRLEEGRYGICEHCGQPIPSERLEAVPTASLCLNCKANEEPPDRSVRPVEEDVVELPFGQRNYDLEGEPGVSMYDGEDAWQEVARYSEHAWFSRAGAYYGPIGMEEEDVGAVEDVEKIPYVRGKDGMLYKDFRGLDDEDIPLERTDRAVD; encoded by the coding sequence ATGCCTGAACAGGACTTAACAGCAATTCGGCAAAAATTGCTGGCTGAACGAGCTGAACTGGTGGAGCGGATCCGGCATTTCGATGACGGCGGATTGGCGGAGCCGATGGGAAATTCGGTTGATGAACTATCAAGTTATGATAACCATCCCGCCGATTTGGGAAGTGAAATGTTCGAGCGGGGTAAAGACCTGGCCTTGCGAGAAAACGCGAAAATCCAGCTCATGAAAGTTGACGAAGCTTTGAAGCGACTTGAAGAGGGCCGGTATGGGATTTGTGAGCACTGTGGACAGCCAATCCCGTCAGAACGGTTGGAAGCGGTGCCGACAGCTTCCCTCTGCCTTAACTGCAAAGCCAATGAAGAACCGCCTGACCGCAGTGTCCGACCGGTTGAAGAGGATGTCGTTGAACTTCCGTTTGGCCAGCGGAACTATGATCTGGAAGGCGAGCCCGGGGTGAGTATGTATGATGGAGAGGATGCCTGGCAGGAGGTGGCGCGTTACAGCGAGCACGCCTGGTTTTCCAGGGCCGGGGCTTACTACGGACCAATTGGGATGGAGGAAGAGGATGTCGGCGCTGTAGAAGACGTAGAGAAAATTCCCTACGTCAGGGGTAAGGATGGAATGTTATATAAGGATTTTCGGGGATTGGATGACGAGGATATCCCCCTGGAAAGAACGGATCGCGCGGTCGATTGA
- a CDS encoding glycosyltransferase family 4 protein: MNIGVFSDSYRPYVSGVVTSIETFTQELNSLGHSVYIFAPRYPNYVETNPNIFRFLSVRPPTNPDFSLAVPISPRLGYTIKRLQLDIIHVHSPFLLGRLGARYARRYRIPLVFTYHTLYDQYVHYVPFGQRLTRDLMVHWSRHFCNQCDLVITPSSKVKELLRQYGVKVPIKVLPTGINVDKFATGDSVWVRQRYHLNPKTKILLFVGRLGKEKNVDFLLYAYRQVVDHFPDSVLLIVARGPEEQAMRDLARELGLGERVIFTGFLQGNELVNCYHGADLFVFPSVTETQGLVLVEAMAARLPVVAINAFGVADMVSHGLDGLLTEQSLTAFSSAIIELLQDDARRAAMKEQAWLKAQRLSSRNMTLELVRVYQHLIDLRKRNDYATGS, from the coding sequence GTGAACATTGGTGTGTTTTCTGACAGCTATCGGCCATACGTCAGCGGCGTCGTGACCTCGATCGAAACCTTCACCCAGGAATTGAACAGTCTAGGCCATTCGGTTTATATTTTTGCCCCTCGTTATCCTAACTACGTTGAGACTAATCCGAACATCTTCCGGTTTCTTTCCGTCCGGCCGCCAACTAACCCTGATTTCAGTCTGGCGGTTCCCATTTCTCCTCGCCTGGGTTATACCATCAAGCGGTTGCAGCTGGACATTATTCATGTCCATTCACCATTCTTGTTAGGTCGGCTTGGCGCTCGCTATGCCCGGCGCTATCGGATACCGTTGGTCTTCACCTACCACACTTTGTATGACCAGTACGTGCATTATGTGCCCTTTGGACAAAGGCTGACACGGGATCTGATGGTTCATTGGAGCCGGCACTTCTGCAATCAGTGCGACCTGGTAATCACTCCGAGTTCAAAGGTGAAAGAATTATTGCGTCAGTACGGGGTGAAAGTGCCGATCAAGGTATTGCCGACGGGGATCAACGTTGATAAGTTTGCGACGGGAGATTCTGTCTGGGTCCGTCAGCGGTATCACCTCAACCCGAAGACGAAAATTTTGTTATTTGTCGGGCGTTTGGGAAAAGAAAAAAACGTCGATTTTCTGTTATACGCCTACCGCCAGGTTGTTGACCATTTCCCGGACAGTGTGTTACTGATCGTGGCGAGAGGACCTGAAGAGCAGGCGATGCGAGATTTAGCCAGGGAACTGGGTCTGGGTGAACGGGTTATATTTACCGGATTTCTTCAGGGAAATGAGCTGGTTAATTGCTACCACGGCGCCGACCTTTTTGTTTTTCCTTCGGTGACCGAGACCCAGGGTTTGGTTTTAGTGGAAGCGATGGCGGCGCGACTGCCGGTGGTGGCGATTAATGCTTTCGGGGTGGCCGATATGGTCAGCCACGGTCTGGATGGACTGTTAACCGAGCAATCTTTAACTGCCTTTAGTTCAGCGATTATCGAACTGCTGCAGGATGACGCACGGCGAGCGGCGATGAAAGAACAGGCCTGGCTGAAGGCGCAGCGGCTCTCTTCGCGCAACATGACCCTCGAACTGGTTCGGGTTTACCAGCATTTAATCGACTTGCGGAAGCGGAACGATTACGCTACGGGCAGTTAA